From the Candidatus Melainabacteria bacterium genome, the window AGGAAATAGAACATATCGCTATTCTGCGCCCATTTGAGATTGCTGATCGTCGTCGCGTAACCAGTCTCATCAAGGGTTGGTGCTGAAATCTTGACGATCGAATCAGCAACCGAACGGACATTAGCTTTGGTTGCACCTGAGACAGACGCACAAAATTTCTTCACCTTATCTGAATCGAAACACCAGATCGTCGATTCGATTTCGTTGATGCTAATCACACCACGAGATGAGGTCACGCAAAAATGCGCGCCGTCTGGCGAGAATCGAGGCTGCCCGATCGCTCGAGACATCTCGACTGTGTCACGCGTCGTCCAGCGGCGTGCATCGGCTGGAAACACAAACAGAGAGGAAAGAGCAACAAATGAAAATAGAGCCGGAACGTATCGTTTCAAAGGAACTGCCTCAGATCGAAACAGCTTCATCTTAAGCAATTGCACATTACCAAATACTAACAAAGAACCAGCGAATCGTTTGGTGTTTCACGGAGCTCTTCTAAAGTGTGAGCTCCCGATCAAGCTGTGCTCTCAGAGCAATTAACAGAGAAGGACAACGTCAAGACGATAAACGAACGAGCGTAGTGCGCCAGACCTGTTCGATTCCTTCTTTGTAGATTTTCCAACCATCTCGGTTAAGAGCGAAAATCGTCTCGGAATATTCCTTGATAGTGGTGGTTACGTCGAAATTTATAACTTTGACTTCTAGCTTCACTGCGTCACCTGTTCATGACTGTCGCTAGTTTAATTCTATTCAGACACCATACACGGTGCAAATATTTTCACGCTCACTTCATTTTGCATAGTCGTCGACTATCGACGCAGCCGTGAAAGTTCTTACTGTGCTCCGGCGAGTTATTCGACTTTATTCAACTTTTTTGACGCTGCCGGTTTTGATATTAACCTGATAGCGGGCGAAAGTAAGTGCTTGCTCAGGCTTATCTTCAAAAACGTGTACTACATAAACCGAGCCATGATGCGACTCGATGTCGAAACCAGGTCGGCCTTGCGTAGCGGGGTTTACCCCCCTGGGGCCAAACGCTTTCTCCCAGTCGCGCACTTCTTTTGTTTTCTCGGTGAGAGCAATCGCCTTATCCTCAGCAAGTTCCGAAGCTGACTTCCCTTTCGCCAGTACATTCTGAGAAACAAGTACAAAAAACATACTCAACGCAAATGCGGCCAAAAATCTCTTCAAAAACATTGTTGATTAATCCCCTGGTTACTTGTTCTTATACAAAAACCGTTCCAGAAATAGGGTGGCTGATTGATTTTTCGGTTTAAGGGCGCTTCCAGCCAATACAAGAGCCCTGCCGAACCTGATAGTGGTTAACGCGGAGCCGGCGAGCTGTTCGAGCGAGCATAATCGAAGTCATAGCGCACAAAACCACTCAGTCTTCCGACTTTGTCATAGAGAATTCGTGCCTGGGCATTGCTCTCTTGCGTCAACCAGTAGCACCTGTAGCAATCTAAATCCTTGGCGCGTTGCGCAACCGTTTCGATGAGCAGACGCGCGAGACCCTGCCCTCGAACGTCGGCATCGACAAACAAGTCTTGCAGATAACACATTTGCTTTGACGTCCAGGCTGACTCGTGCATCAGGTAATGAACGATTCCGAGTAACGGTCCCGATTCAGTCGCACGCACCCCGGCGCCACGAAGAGTGCCTGACTTGCTCAGCATGCGTTCCCAGGTGGAATCAAAAACATCCGCCGGCAGATTTGTTTTGTAGAACCGCAAATAGGCCGTCCAGAGTTCAGTCCAACGGCTACGGTCTTCGGCGCGAAAATCGGTGACTACTGCTTGCATGACTTTCCTCAGCGAGAACATATGTTCAACTAGAGTACCGCCTTTCAACGATACTCGCCTGGAATTAATCCCTTGTCAAGCCTGCAAGAAGTAAGGCTTGAAAGTTAGTTTGAGCGGTAATAAGACTCGATTGTGCCGGGCGTGTAACCGATGGCAATAGCGCGGTCCAGGTCGTCCTGAGCTTCGGCAATTAGACCGAGGGCTTCCAACGCCTTGCCACGATAAAAATGCGATTCACCGGAGGCAGGAAAGAGCTCTAAAGCCTTCGTGCAACATTCCACAGCATCAGCATAACGGTCGAGCTTGTAATAGATTTCGCCCAGATTTGCAAAAGCAGGAGCGCATTTAGGGTCGAGGCGAATTGCTTCGCACAAGTCGGCAATAGCGCGGTCAAAGCGCTTCACAACAACGAAAAGTGCGCCACGATTGCAGTAACCCATTGCATCGTTCTTGTCCAACATAATCTGCTTCTTCAAATCATCAAAAGCATTGTCGAAGTTGTCTGTGCGAATGAAAACGACAGCGCGCGATGCATATGCTTTGGCGTTGTTGGGATCGATTTGAATTGCCGAATTGAAATCTTTTAGCGCATCTTCGTAGCGACCGAAGGCTAGAAACGTATCGCCGCGCATGATCAGACGCTCAACATCAGCGGGCTTAGATTTGAGATGTTGCTCCAGCGCGGGCATTTCGCCAAAAAGCGTGGAGGATTCAGTTGTTTCCAGTGTTGCAATGTTCATTTTTTATCGTACTTTCTACTTCAGCGTTCAATCAAGCACTTGCCTGATCGTTGGTAAAACCGGACTCAGAGCCAACAAAGCCTGTTAGATAATCAGGCGATTCACAACCGATATAGCATCTGCCATCAATCGATAAACCTTGTGAAACGGCTTGCAGAGTGGTTATCCGCGATTCTTGATTATAGAGATCCGCGCCGCAAATGGTACCACCTGGGAACTAAGATTTCGACCATAAAGCCGATTTGCCTTGCGCAGAGAGGGTTTTCAGAATGCTGATTGTTTCGTGAATAGTTTAGATACAGCAATGAAGTTTTGTTGCCGATCAAATACAAATAAAAACCCATGGAACGCAGCCGTCCCGGCTGCTTTAAACATCCGAAATACCATGGAACGCAGCCGTCCCGGCTGCTTCAAACATCCGAATACCATGGAACGCAGCCGTCCCGGCTGCTTCAAACATCCGAAATACCATGGAACGCAGCCGTTCCGGCTGCTTCAAACATCCGAAATACCATGGAACGCAGCCGTCCCGGCTGCTTCAAACATCCGAAATACCATGGGATGCAGCCGGGACGGCTGCGCTCCATATGAGACTCAAATCTAAGGACGGCCTCGCGAACTCTTGACGACCTAGAATTCTGCGACGAGTCCGAAACTTGCAATCAACAAGATACAGAAAAAATAGAAGACAAAGAACCACGCCCAGCGAGTGATTAGTTGAATCTCTGTGACTTTTGCTTCCTTAGCCATTACCTTATCCCCATTTGGCGTTCGATAGATTCTTCCAGACTACTTCAGGATTTAGCTTCACTGCTCGTGTCTTCAATCGGTCCTTTGTTTTCCTGAACTGGCGGCACTTCGGCTTTCGCGTCCTTGCCGTCTTCTGCTGCTTTCGCTTCAGCTGTTTCAGCTTTAGTTTCAGCGGGCTTTTCAGCTGCCTTGGCTGCCGGAGCCGGCTTTGCCGCAGCCGGGGCCGCAACCTCTGGCGCAGGCAGAGAAGCTACGAATTTGACAAATTCAGCCGTATCAGCGAGGAAACGATCCTTCTGCGGACGAGACAACCAGAGCGCGAGAATGCGCCGACGATCCGTAGCCTTCTTGAGAGTAGGCACGCGATTGCCGAGCAGTCTTTCGCGGATCATCTTATTACCTTCGCGGTAATAGCAGTCTCCAATCTGGCAGCCGCATACTACGACCCCAGCCGCCCCTGCCTTGAGGGCAGTCTCAATCATGTTGGGCTGAACCATTCCACTGCAGGGAAGCTTAACGACGTGCAGTCCATCAACGCCTTTGACCTTACCGTCGGCATCAAGTAAGTCATTCACGTCTGCTGAGCGTTCGCACATCAGCGTTATTACTCTGTTGTTTTCGTTAGCCATCTCGACTTCCCTAATCTCCTGCGATGAAGAACTTATTTCGCTTCCATAATTTGCTTAACTTGAGCCAGTACATTTGCATCCGGAAGATCCGGCAAATCGATTGCATCGAACGCACAAGCACCTACGCAGACACCGCAGCCCGAGCAGCGATACGGCAGAACCGTAGCGAGCAGTTTGAATCTCGAGTTCGCAGGAGCCGGCACCATTTCAATAGCCTGATAAGGGCAGTCGAGATAGCAAAGGTTGCAGCCCACACATTTGTTCAAGACAACTTCAGCTGCCTCCACCGGTGGTTCCTTAATCAAGAATGACCACGGCATCGGCAACAAGCAAGCTCCTACTGTGATACCGGCGACGACTAACCAGTAGACGAGAGCGCTCGGAAGCGAATTCATCAAGGCGTAAGGAGCAAGGAAGAACCAATCCATCTCGAAACCGGTCGGAGGTGGACCATTCAACGAAGCCATCTTGCCGCTGGTGATCGGGAACATGAACACAAACACGAGCAGCAACGCCATCAGAACATAGTTGATAGCCGGCGGCGGCGTCATCACAGGGCGTGTCATGCGCACGTAGTGAATCCACAAACCAAACAGCAATGCAAATGACAAACCGATATGAATGAACAGGTAGTTCGACATTGTGTAGTTCGAGATGGTGTCACCATTCAAGAACCACTCTTTCAGACCAGGTCCAAAGAAAGGCACGCCTTCGAGCGCATACACAGTCATGCGTGTGAGAGCCAGAGAGCGTTCATCCCAAACCAGGTAGTAGCCGGTCTGACCGATGAAGAGCACCATGACGAAAAGAACGATGCCGCTGAACCACTGCAACCAGCGGTACTGACGATAGCGATCTGTGAACCAAACACGAATTGCGTGCAGCAAAATCGTTATCACCATGGCGTCAC encodes:
- a CDS encoding 4Fe-4S dicluster domain-containing protein: MSAYEQLIKSGNKFFLVFEDLTNKIMTSKYNPLYYHGALPQFYLWVLYLSGLLLFAYYIPTVDNAYLSKALINAWTSVEYINDSIPFGAVVRGIHRYAGDAMVITILLHAIRVWFTDRYRQYRWLQWFSGIVLFVMVLFIGQTGYYLVWDERSLALTRMTVYALEGVPFFGPGLKEWFLNGDTISNYTMSNYLFIHIGLSFALLFGLWIHYVRMTRPVMTPPPAINYVLMALLLVFVFMFPITSGKMASLNGPPPTGFEMDWFFLAPYALMNSLPSALVYWLVVAGITVGACLLPMPWSFLIKEPPVEAAEVVLNKCVGCNLCYLDCPYQAIEMVPAPANSRFKLLATVLPYRCSGCGVCVGACAFDAIDLPDLPDANVLAQVKQIMEAK
- a CDS encoding GNAT family N-acetyltransferase → MKGGTLVEHMFSLRKVMQAVVTDFRAEDRSRWTELWTAYLRFYKTNLPADVFDSTWERMLSKSGTLRGAGVRATESGPLLGIVHYLMHESAWTSKQMCYLQDLFVDADVRGQGLARLLIETVAQRAKDLDCYRCYWLTQESNAQARILYDKVGRLSGFVRYDFDYARSNSSPAPR
- a CDS encoding tetratricopeptide repeat protein, with product MNIATLETTESSTLFGEMPALEQHLKSKPADVERLIMRGDTFLAFGRYEDALKDFNSAIQIDPNNAKAYASRAVVFIRTDNFDNAFDDLKKQIMLDKNDAMGYCNRGALFVVVKRFDRAIADLCEAIRLDPKCAPAFANLGEIYYKLDRYADAVECCTKALELFPASGESHFYRGKALEALGLIAEAQDDLDRAIAIGYTPGTIESYYRSN
- a CDS encoding hydrogenase iron-sulfur subunit, coding for MCERSADVNDLLDADGKVKGVDGLHVVKLPCSGMVQPNMIETALKAGAAGVVVCGCQIGDCYYREGNKMIRERLLGNRVPTLKKATDRRRILALWLSRPQKDRFLADTAEFVKFVASLPAPEVAAPAAAKPAPAAKAAEKPAETKAETAEAKAAEDGKDAKAEVPPVQENKGPIEDTSSEAKS